In Pectobacterium actinidiae, the DNA window TCGTTGACGGCGTGCCAGCCGGCTCTTTCCAGCATAAATGGCTGGAACTTCAACATTCCCCAGCGCGCTGAGGTCGCCGAGCAGATGATAGCGCTGGAAAATAAAGCCGAAATGCTCGCGGCGCAGTTCCGCGAGCTGGTCGTTGTCCAGTTTGCCAACGGCGCGTCCTGCCACTTGATAATCACCGGAGGACGGTTTATCCAGACAGCCGAGAATATTCATCAGCGTGGATTTTCCCGACCCGGACGCACCGACAATCGCCACCATCTCTCCCTGATTGATGGTCAGATTGATGTCCTTGAGGACGGTGACATCCTGTTCGCCGCTGGAAAAGCGGCGGGTAATACCGGTTAGCTTAAGTAAGGAGGTGGACATGTGTTACATCCCCATCGGCGGGCCGGGATGCGTAGACGCGACATCACCGGATGATGGACTGATGACCACCTGTTCCCCAACGCTGAGCCCCGAACGGATCTGAGTGCGCACGTTATCATTCAGACCGAGTGTGACTAGACGTGATTCGATCTTTTTATTCGCATTCACGACCTGCACGTACCACATGCCATCGCGTGAGGTTAACGCTGTCGCTGGAACGACAATGGCATTTTTCACCGAAGACAGCAGAATATACACCTGTGCTGTCATGGAAATGCGCAATACGCCGCCAGGGTTCTTCACATCGAACAGGCCGTTGTAATAGATTGCGGTGCTGGATGATGAACTGGTACTGCTGCTCGAACTGGATGACGTCGTGGTCGAGTCTGTGTCGATGGAGTCTGGCGCGGGTTCAATCGAGCTCAGTGTGGCTTCGTAACGGTTAGTCGGCTCACCCAGAATACTGAACCACACGGGCATGCCGGTTTTTACCTTGACGACGTCAGCCTCTGAGATTTTCACCTTGATGGTCATGGTGTCCAGATTGGCGACTTTAGCGATGGTCGGCGTCGTCTGAATCGCGTTGACCGTTTGCCCTGCTTCAACAGGAATAGACACCACGGTGCCGTCCATCGGTGAACGGATTTGGGTGTATCCCAGATTAACCTTGGCGGTGTTGACGGTAATCTGTGCCTGAATGATTTGGGCGTCCAGCGCGTCGATGTTGGCTCGGGTGGCATCCAGCGTCGCTTTCGCGCTATCGTAGTCAGCCTGTGCGCCGACGCCACGTTTCATCAACATTTGCTGACGTTGCCAGCTTAATTCGTTATTACGCAATTCTGCCAGTTTGGCAGTGCGCTGCGCCTGAATGTTTTTTAACGCCGCCTCACTGTTTTTTAGCGTGTCTTGCTGGGTGAGGTCATCAATCTCGGCGATCAATTGGCCTTTTTTCACCTTATCGCCGAGTTCGACGTGCAGCGCTTTGATTTGCCCTGAGGCCTGTGCACCGACGCTGACCAGCTTCTGCGCCTCAATTTTGCCGTCAGCGAGTACCGTTTGTTCAAGATCCGCGATCTCTGCGGTGGCGGTAAGCGCATTGGGCGCGGGCGATGGCTTGTTGAAAAACAAATGAAGCAGCACGGCAGCGGCGATAAGACCAAGCGCGATCGTCGTACGGCGTCGTGTAAAAAATCGTGATTGCATCAGGGGAAGTCGTCCTTAATGAATGCATCTGAACGGGAGTAAATAACTCAGGTGAGTAATTTACCCCGAGTCCGTAAAGGTAGCGGTAATCTTTGCTGCAATAAATGGTAAGGATTAAGTAAATCTGGCTGCGAATATTCACGCCAGGCCTGAGAATACGTCATCTATATCCATCATACTTCAAGTTGCATGTGCGTTTCCTTCCCGCAACTCGAATAGGTAGGGTATACCCGATTAATAAGGACAGGATATGAATATTTTACTGGTCGATGACGACGTAGAACTGGGCGATATGCTTTGTGAGTATCTGAATGCGGAAGGGTTTTCGACCTCACGGGTACTGACGGGCAAAGAGGGCGTCGAGGGCGCGATGTCGGGGGATTACACCGCGATGATTTTGGATGTCATGCTGCCGGATATGAGCGGGATTGACGTGCTGCGTCAGATCAGAAAAACCCAGCAGTTGCCCGTTATTATGCTGACGGCGAGAGGCGATAATATCGACAGGGTCATCGGTCTGGAAATGGGTGCGGATGACTATATGCCTAAACCTTGCTATCCGCGTGAGCTGGTGGCGAGACTGCGAGCGGTGTTACGTCGCTATGACGATCAGCCGAACACAAAACGGGACGAGAGTCTGGCGGCCAGTGGCGATCTGGTATTGAACCCAGCAACGCGCATTAGCGAATGGCGCGGGAAGCCGTTTGATCTGACGGCCTCTGAATTTAATTTGCTGGAGCTGCTACTGCGTTACCCCGAGCGGGTGGTGTCAAAAGATGAGCTGTCCGAAAAATGCCTGGGCCGTCGCCGTGAGGCTTATGACCGCAGCGTGGACGTGCACATCAGTAATATTCGTCAGAAACTCGGAGCCTTGCCGGGCAGTACCATGACGATTGAAACCGTGCGCAGTGTGGGATACCGGATTCGCTGATGATAATTCGTGGACGACTTTTCTGGAAGATATTGCTCGGGTTTTGGCTAACGTTTCTCGTCATGTCCCAACTGCTGTGGCTGGCTTTTTCTTTTTACGGCGAGCGCCATAAGCCGCTGGAAGAAATCGTGGTGTCGCGCATTGCGACGATACAAACGGAGATGGTGGCTGCGGCGCTGCAACATGGCGGCTTGGGCGAACTGAACGATGTGATATCGCTGCTGCCGCAGCAAGAGCAGCACTACATTTCCATCACGGAATCGCCGTTGCCGCTGTCCGATCGGGAGTTGGTGTCCACTCCGCAGAATGCTATGCCTGACGATGCTTTCATGCCGGATAAACGTGGCGTGCAGCGTGCCACGCACATTATCAAGCAGGTCAGCGGCCCTGCCGGAAAGTGGTATCAGATACGCTATGACACCGAATTGTTACGCCGCGAATTCCGTCCTCCACGTCCTGTCGAGTTTCTTAACGTGCCCATGCCGCTTGTGATCATCGCGGGGATAGGCGGCCTGCTGTTCAGCTCGGTGCTGGCATGGAGTCTTGCACGTCCATTGAACCAGATCCGCGCCAGTTTTGATCAGGTTGCGCAGGGGGATCTGAACGTGCGTCTGCTGCCGGTGATGCATAAACGTCATGATGAAATCAGTGATGTGGCGCGGGATTTCGATTCAATGGTCGAACGGCTGGACAGTCTGGCCAGCGCGCGTGAACAACTGCTTCATGATGTCTCGCACGAACTGCGCTCTCCGCTGGCGCGCTTGCAGCTCGCTATCGGGTTGATAAGACAGAACCCAAATAATATAGATAATTCGTTGCAGCGCATCGAACGTGAAGCTTTGCTGATGGATAAGATGATTGGCGAACTGCTGACGTTGTCGCGTACGGAGCATTCCGGTATTGAGGAAGCCTATTTCGATTTACTGGGGCTGGTGACGGCGGTGGTCAACGATGCGCGCTATGAAGCGCAGGTTACTAACGTTGAAATTCTGCTCGCGGCGGATGAAGACGAAGACTACACGATTAAAGGCAACGCGGAGCTGATGCGCAGGGCGGTTGATAATGTGATGCGCAATGCGCTACGTTTTTCAGCACCTGAGCAGCAGGTTGCCGTGTCGCTCATTGGCAATGAACATGAGTGGATGATTCAGGTCGCCGATCAGGGGCCTGGCGTGGAGAAAAGTAAGCTTTCCAGTATCTTCGATCCTTTCATTCGCATTGATTCGCCGCTGTCTGGCAAAGGCTATGGGCTGGGGCTGGCGATTACCCGTAAAGTCGTGCTGGCGCACGGTGGGCATATTGAGGCAGATAACGGTGAACAGTGCGGATTAGTGATTCGCTTGTGTGTACCGCGCTGGAAAGCCTGAAACGAAAACGGCACCATCCGGGTGCCGTTTCGTGCAAACGTAGTAAACCGTCCGTAGAACGTGGCTTACTTTTTGATACGGATAACCGGCGTTTCACCGACAACAACCGTACCACTCAGTTTGGTCAATTCCTTGATTTCATCCATGTTGGAAATAACCACTGGTGTCAGAGTAGACTTCGCTTTTTCTTCCAGCACAGCTAGGTCAAACTCAATAATGAGATCGCCTTTCTTCACGCGCTGGCCTTCTTCGGCGATGCGCTTGAAGCCTTCGCCTTTCAATTCAACGGTATCAATACCAAAGTGCACAAACAGCTCAATGCCGCTGTCAGACTCGATGGAAAACGCATGGTTGGTTTCAAAAATCTTACCGATGGTGCCGTCTACCGGTGCGACAATCTTGTTGCCAGTTGGCTTGATGGCAATACCGTCACCGACGATTTTCTCTGCGAATACGACATCAGGAACGTCTTCAATATTGACGATTTCACCGGACAGCGGGGCAATGATTTCGATGCTGCCAGTGTCTTTTTTGTCGTCAGAAACCAGAGACTTCAATTTATCGAACAAACCCATGATTCTCTCCTAAGCATTAATATTGGGCCAGCGTATACCCTAATCTTTCAAGTTGGTATGGCATTGGTTTTCTTCGCTACCCCGACTGCGAATCTATCGCCTGTCGGGGTGCTGATTGCCACCTTGAAACCTATTAGGTAAAGCAGAATCAGCAGAGCGTTT includes these proteins:
- a CDS encoding efflux RND transporter periplasmic adaptor subunit — encoded protein: MQSRFFTRRRTTIALGLIAAAVLLHLFFNKPSPAPNALTATAEIADLEQTVLADGKIEAQKLVSVGAQASGQIKALHVELGDKVKKGQLIAEIDDLTQQDTLKNSEAALKNIQAQRTAKLAELRNNELSWQRQQMLMKRGVGAQADYDSAKATLDATRANIDALDAQIIQAQITVNTAKVNLGYTQIRSPMDGTVVSIPVEAGQTVNAIQTTPTIAKVANLDTMTIKVKISEADVVKVKTGMPVWFSILGEPTNRYEATLSSIEPAPDSIDTDSTTTSSSSSSSTSSSSSTAIYYNGLFDVKNPGGVLRISMTAQVYILLSSVKNAIVVPATALTSRDGMWYVQVVNANKKIESRLVTLGLNDNVRTQIRSGLSVGEQVVISPSSGDVASTHPGPPMGM
- a CDS encoding response regulator transcription factor, yielding MNILLVDDDVELGDMLCEYLNAEGFSTSRVLTGKEGVEGAMSGDYTAMILDVMLPDMSGIDVLRQIRKTQQLPVIMLTARGDNIDRVIGLEMGADDYMPKPCYPRELVARLRAVLRRYDDQPNTKRDESLAASGDLVLNPATRISEWRGKPFDLTASEFNLLELLLRYPERVVSKDELSEKCLGRRREAYDRSVDVHISNIRQKLGALPGSTMTIETVRSVGYRIR
- a CDS encoding ATP-binding protein — protein: MIIRGRLFWKILLGFWLTFLVMSQLLWLAFSFYGERHKPLEEIVVSRIATIQTEMVAAALQHGGLGELNDVISLLPQQEQHYISITESPLPLSDRELVSTPQNAMPDDAFMPDKRGVQRATHIIKQVSGPAGKWYQIRYDTELLRREFRPPRPVEFLNVPMPLVIIAGIGGLLFSSVLAWSLARPLNQIRASFDQVAQGDLNVRLLPVMHKRHDEISDVARDFDSMVERLDSLASAREQLLHDVSHELRSPLARLQLAIGLIRQNPNNIDNSLQRIEREALLMDKMIGELLTLSRTEHSGIEEAYFDLLGLVTAVVNDARYEAQVTNVEILLAADEDEDYTIKGNAELMRRAVDNVMRNALRFSAPEQQVAVSLIGNEHEWMIQVADQGPGVEKSKLSSIFDPFIRIDSPLSGKGYGLGLAITRKVVLAHGGHIEADNGEQCGLVIRLCVPRWKA
- the crr gene encoding PTS glucose transporter subunit IIA; its protein translation is MGLFDKLKSLVSDDKKDTGSIEIIAPLSGEIVNIEDVPDVVFAEKIVGDGIAIKPTGNKIVAPVDGTIGKIFETNHAFSIESDSGIELFVHFGIDTVELKGEGFKRIAEEGQRVKKGDLIIEFDLAVLEEKAKSTLTPVVISNMDEIKELTKLSGTVVVGETPVIRIKK